TACTCGCCACTCGTCACTGATTTGATTTGCTTGTCCTGCCATTCCGAACCATGCGCTTTTACAATTTTGGCTAACCCCTAATCCACAaactgatgctgctgctgctgcttagaTCTCATCGATATCTATCTCGTCGCCATCCTCTTCGTCCATGGCGTTCTTCTTGTTGacagcggcaacggcggcaCTGACAGCGGCTACCTTAAGGGGTTCGACCCGAGCACGATCATCATATTCGATTTCCACATCCGAATCACCGCCAGCATTATTGTCCTCGTCAGACGAGGAGTCCTCCTCCTCGGCATCCTTGAGCCATTGGACAAACGGTTCCACTCTCTCGTGTATTTCGGTCGCAATCTTCTTCGAAACATGACGCTTGCTCACCTTTTGGGCCCATTCCAGTATCACCTTCTCGTCGAGTATGTCCAAGTCATAAAAGATCTTAAAGATGCCGGCCACCTTGCTCATCAGCGTGTTAGCATGCAGCTCCACGGTCTGCTCGATGCCGCCAATCAGATAGCGCTGACCCTTCGGATTGTTATGGGTGAAGCGCAGCAGTAGAATGCGATTCTTGCGCACATCGTGTATGATGTTCTCCGTGAAGAGCAGTTCGGCCAGCACCAGCGGCGCCTTGTTCACAATATCCAATCGCTCGGCCTCaatcagcagctccttgtgcgTGGGCACATCATCCAGCTGCTTATTGTCGCGCTTGTTCTTCACCAGCTCATAGAAGATGTCGATACGTTCCTTTTCTGTCTTGTCGTAGTCATCCGAAATGGTCATACCCTTTGCGCCATCGGTCAGGTCCTGCAAACGTGCACGGATCGCTTCCtgtaaatgcaaaaacaaatgttgaAATACAAACGAAATTCCATGTTAACTACAACAGTCTCTCGCCAatagaaacacacacacggtAAAAGGCATGTTAACAAGCTGTTAAGCAAAGATTATTAGATTCAAATTAGCCCCTTTGTACTCATATACGAGTATGTCATACAAATTTTACTTACGTTAATATAGCATAATTAAAGCAGCTTTAGAAACTGcaagaataaaaacaaatagcaAGCTGACAAACAGCTATTGCTAATTGATAACAGAAATGTGATACCAGCCAAGTTTAAGCTGGTATTATATCTGTTAATGCTAAAATACTTTTATGTTTAGCTGATATTACAGCTGTTAATGCTACATAATTTTCATGTTAAGCGTGTATTGCAGCTGTTAGTGCTAAAATACTGTTATGTTAAGGTCGCATACACTGTTAGGCAATCCCTTTGCGCTGTTAAGCTGTTAACTGTTAAGCAACTCTTAATGATAGGCAATGTTAACAGAATGTTTATTTTGGTTAGACTGAGCTTTATCTATGTGGTTAATTTTAGTCGAAGCCCATAGCTCACCTTGGAAACATCAACGCTCCAGCCGCCATCGTCATCGTCCTCGGTAATGCTCTTCTCCGGTATGGCGGCGCTGATCTCGGCCTCGGTCTGGCTGGCATGATTGGTGCCATTGCCGCCATCTGATTCGCCGCCGGAATTGTTGGCCATTGAGTTGTTGGACATGGAACCATCAGAATTCTCGTTCTTCTGCTTCTGGACACGCTTGGAACGCTTGCCCTCGGTCAGGGAGGAGCCCTGTGCGGCCGGATTCAATGATGGTGGATTCTTCACAATGTACGTGTTGACTTTATGGTTGACCTTGAGCAGACCATGAAAGCCACAGGCCTTGCACGATTGCGAGATGGTCTGGTTCTTGGCCGAGACGGTCAAATTGGTCTCCGGATTATCGCATTCGGGACACAGCACAAATTTGCGTATGAAGCCATCGAGCAGATCCTGCAGCTTGTTAACATCATGCGACCCATTCACAATGAAACGTTCGTTCTGCGATTCAAAAGGAAAACATATGTTAATATGAAATTATATAAGGGTAAATTAGCTAGGACTAAGGTGGAAGCTACTTATCGATGCATGGAAACGAGAAAATGGGTGGAAAGCAATTGAGTGTGATATGTAATAGGATCGGTTTGTTGTACCTTATGATCGAACTGCGTTTGGGCGCCCAGTTCACAGCCAAAGTACTTGGTCGGATAGGTGGCCGGGCGGCCGATGGCGCGCGCCACTTCGGCCATGTTGACCAGGACCGTTTTGATGCCGTTGCCCTTGCCCTCGACCTTGGCCTGTAGACGCGGCATCTTGTAGCGATAGAAGATGTCCGTTACGCTGCGGTTCACATTGACGGTCGCCATTTTGCAGCTGTACAGTTAATGCCTTTTCCGGTTCCGTTGATGCTTGTTGcctgatttgatttgattggttttgttttgattttgttgtttctatGTTTTCCTCCTCCAGTTGACTTTAACCGTGgatggatgtgtgtgtgctggcgGCGATTGGGAGAGGGTTAGGTTAAGGGGGGCGGGGGATACTCTTTCAGCGATCCGGGAGTGAAAGGATCGATCGGTTAATTCCAATTGTCTATGGTGGTTTGTGCGGCTGGCAGCGCCAATTTGTTGACTTTAGCGGCTAACTTGCAGTTGCTTTGCGCCTCGTTTCCGTTCATTAAATTTGCTTTTGGCTCAACCTGCTCTTCTTTTGGATCGCTTTGAtctctgtctctctatctctctcgctctttccctctctctctctctctttctctctctcttttctctctctctctatctatctctctctatcaCTGAAACGGGGACGAGTCTTATAGAGAATCAGCTAGTTGTTGTGGTTatgcttgctgctgttggctgttgccGCCAATTCCGTTTCCGCTTCGGATTTCGACTGCAAATTCACTTCCACTGGGCATCGACTCGTGCATCCAAAACGTGGGCAACACAGTTAGCAGTTTTTTCTGTATGTTTTGTTTATGATTTGGGAACCTCTTTGTATAGAGTTTCTCTGGGTTTCCAGTCTTCCTCCACTCCTCCACGTCTCTAAGCGGATTTGGatttgtggttttttttttgcctatgTTTTTAtcttaatgttttttttttttttttttgttttctgtatagTTGTGATTCTTTCTGCCGTCTCCTATCCCCTTCTATTCGTTTGTAGTGCGGGCTTTACTGTATAGTATATGCTGTCTATATATCTGGCATAGTCTTAGCtattggtgtttttttttttgttggtttttttttgtttttgatttttttggatttttgtgttttttttttttgttgtatgtttaataaaaaactattGGAACGGTACAATGGTTGGCTCACGTGTACCTGAACGGCTGTAACTTCCGATGTCTGTTACTTGAAGTCCTGCAAAATGCAGAAAATACCATCGATTAGTGTGATAAGAGCTGTAACAGTGTTTAACAGCTTAAGCTGTTAGCTTATCAGATTTAAGCTAACATTTGGAGCACCAGCTGTTAGTGCGCAACAGTTTAATGTTAACAGTACAGTACACAAACTGTAGTTAACAGCGCTGAT
This window of the Drosophila virilis strain 15010-1051.87 chromosome X, Dvir_AGI_RSII-ME, whole genome shotgun sequence genome carries:
- the eIF5 gene encoding eukaryotic translation initiation factor 5; the encoded protein is MATVNVNRSVTDIFYRYKMPRLQAKVEGKGNGIKTVLVNMAEVARAIGRPATYPTKYFGCELGAQTQFDHKNERFIVNGSHDVNKLQDLLDGFIRKFVLCPECDNPETNLTVSAKNQTISQSCKACGFHGLLKVNHKVNTYIVKNPPSLNPAAQGSSLTEGKRSKRVQKQKNENSDGSMSNNSMANNSGGESDGGNGTNHASQTEAEISAAIPEKSITEDDDDGGWSVDVSKEAIRARLQDLTDGAKGMTISDDYDKTEKERIDIFYELVKNKRDNKQLDDVPTHKELLIEAERLDIVNKAPLVLAELLFTENIIHDVRKNRILLLRFTHNNPKGQRYLIGGIEQTVELHANTLMSKVAGIFKIFYDLDILDEKVILEWAQKVSKRHVSKKIATEIHERVEPFVQWLKDAEEEDSSSDEDNNAGGDSDVEIEYDDRARVEPLKVAAVSAAVAAVNKKNAMDEEDGDEIDIDEI